One segment of Castanea sativa cultivar Marrone di Chiusa Pesio chromosome 3, ASM4071231v1 DNA contains the following:
- the LOC142629969 gene encoding uncharacterized protein LOC142629969, translated as MGTLLRSSHACFRCYCYSTLTAAAAAAAAATTSIASAKKTPNHNHNQNQFLKSVRDQCKSRSFTNVDHALDLFDKMLHMRPLPSIADFNHVLGGIARMKHYPVVISLIKRIESFGVSPNVFTLNVLINCFCHLNRVDFGFSVLATILKLGYHPDSVTLNTLVKGLCLQGNIAGAVKLVEYMEKKGYQPDAFTCGTILNGLCKIGQTSMAFRLLRKMEEGNFELDLIVYNTIIDSLCKDRLVAEALNLFTEMMSKGIQSDLFTYNSLIQGLCNFSRWREATTLLNEMVRKKIMPDVYTFNILVDTLCKEGMLKEAKEVFDVMIERGIRPDTITYNSLIDGYCLQNKMDDAVKTFNMMDERGCSPDVFSYNILIHGYCKNKRIDEARSLFDEMSNKGVAPSVVTYSTLIGGFCQVKRPQVALVLFHKMQACGQLPDPQTYAIFLDGLCKNKKIGDAMALFQEMEDKKLDHNIVFYNILIDSMCNAGELTTAREIFNSLHAKGLQPNVRTCNIMIKGFCKEGLIDEASELLEKMDGNHFSPDNCTYNTIIQGLLQQNETTKAMELIKIMVDKGFSANATTASMLVDLLSANPADKVFQELLIKTLPVNL; from the coding sequence ATGGGTACGCTTCTTCGTTCTTCCCACGCTTGTTTTCGTTGTTATTGTTATTCTACTCttactgctgctgctgctgctgctgctgctgctactACTAGTATTGCTAGTGCTAAAAAAACCCCgaatcacaatcacaatcaaAATCAATTCTTGAAATCTGTTAGAGATCAGTGCAAATCTAGAAGCTTTACGAATGTTGATCATGCCTTAGacctgtttgataaaatgcttcaCATGCGCCCTTTGCCTTCCATTGCCGATTTTAATCACGTGTTGGGTGGCATTGCAAGAATGAAACATTACCCAGTAGTCATTTCTCTAATTAAACGAATCGAATCATTCGGAGTCTCTCCCAATGTTTTTACTCTTAATGTTTTGATTAACTGCTTCTGCCATCTAAACCGAGTAGATTTTGGGTTTTCTGTCTTGGcaacaattttgaaacttgGTTATCACCCAGACTCTGTTACTCTAAACACCCTTGTGAAGGGTCTCTGTCTTCAAGGTAACATTGCTGGAGCTGTGAAGTTGGTAGAATATATGGAGAAGAAAGGGTATCAACCTGATGCATTTACTTGTGGAACAATACTAAATGGTCTGTGTAAGATTGGACAGACTAGTATGGCATTTAGGTTGCTTAGGAAGATGGAAGAAGGGAATTTTGAGCTTGATCTGATAGTGTATAACACAATCATTGACAGTTTATGTAAGGATAGGTTGGTAGCTGAGGCCTTGAACCTTTTCACTGAAATGATGAGTAAAGGCATTCAGTCGGACCTTTTCACTTACAATTCCTTAATTCAAGGCCTATGCAATTTCAGCCGGTGGAGAGAGGCTACTACTCTGTTGAATGAGATGGTGCGAAAGAAGATCATGCCAGATGTGTATACCTTCAATATATTGGTGGATACACTTTGCAAAGAGGGAATGCTGAAGGAGGCAAAAGAAGTTTTTGACGTGATGATTGAAAGAGGAATCAGGCCTGACACAATCACTTACAATTCTCTAATTGATGGTTACTGTTTGCAAAACAAAATGGATGATGCAGTCAAAACATTTAATATGATGGATGAGAGGGGTTGTTCACCTGATGTGTTTAGCTATAACATATTAATCCATGgatattgcaaaaataaaagaattgatgaAGCAAGGAGCCTTTTTGATGAAATGTCCAACAAGGGAGTGGCTCCTAGTGTTGTGACATATAGCACTCTTATAGGTGGGTTTTGTCAAGTAAAGAGACCCCAGGTTGCACTAGTCCTATTTCATAAGATGCAAGCATGTGGCCAACTTCCAGATCCCCAAACCTATGCTATCTTTTTGGATGGCCTTtgtaagaacaaaaaaattggaGACGCGATGGCATTGTTTCAAGAGATGGAAGACAAAAAGTTGGACCACAATATTGTGTTTTACAACATTTTGATTGACAGTATGTGCAATGCCGGGGAACTTACAACTGCAAGAGAAATCTTTAATAGTCTTCATGCAAAAGGATTGCAACCTAATGTTCGGACTTGCAATATAATGATCAAAGGGTTTTGCAAAGAGGGGCTAATTGATGAAGCAAGTGAGTTGCTAGAGAAAATGGATGGGAACCATTTCTCTCCTGACAATTGCACATATAACACAATAATCCAAGGGTTGCTGCAACAGAATGAGACAACAAAGGCTATGGAACTTATTAAGATAATGGTTGATAAAGGTTTTTCAGCAAATGCAACCACTGCATCTATGTTGGTTGACTTGCTATCTGCAAATCCAGCAGATAAAGTATTTCAAGAATTACTTATTAAGACTTTGCCAGTCAATCTATAG